Proteins encoded by one window of Macaca fascicularis isolate 582-1 chromosome 10, T2T-MFA8v1.1:
- the PLA2G3 gene encoding group 3 secretory phospholipase A2 translates to MGVLEGLFGMLGFLGVALGGSPALHWYRTSCHLTKPVPGNPLGSLSFLAKDAQGLTLIHARWDAHRRLQACSWEDEPELTAAYGALCSHDTARSSFIHAPGPELQRALATLPSQWEACRGPEESPAGARKKRAAGQSGVPGGGHQREKRGWIMPGTLWCGVGDSAGNSSELGVFQGPDLCCREHDRCPQNISPLQYNYGIRNYRFHTISHCDCDTRFQRCLQNQRDSISDIVGVAFFNVLEIPCFVLEEQEACVAWYWWGGCRTYGTVPLARLQPRTFYNASWSSWATSPTPSSQSPAPPKPRQKQHLQKWPPQQKGSKRPSKANTTVLQDPMVSPRLDVAPTGLQGPQGGLKPQGARRVCRSFRRHLDQCEHQIGPQEIKFQLLNSAQEPLFHCNCTRRLARFLRLHSPSEVTNMLWELLGTTCFKLAPPLDCVEGKDCSRDPRAIKVSARHLRRLQQRLRQLQHKGTDERQAWPSGPLRGPVSFYNQCLQLTQAARRPNGQQKSWSQ, encoded by the exons ATGGGGGTTCTGGAAGGGCTGTTCGGGATGCTGGGCTTCCTGGGGGTGGCCCTGGGGGGCTCCCCTGCCCTCCACTGGTACAGGACCTCCTGCCACTTGACCAAGCCCGTCCCTGGCAACCCACTGGGGTCCCTGAGCTTCCTGGCCAAGGATGCTCAGGGACTGACCCTGATCCATGCCCGCTGGGATGCGCATAGGAGGCTGCAGGCATGTAGCTGGGAAGATGAGCcggagctcactgcagcctacggTGCCCTCTGTTCTCATGACACTGCCCGGAGCTCCTTCATCCACGCCCCTGGACCTGAGCTGCAGAGAGCACTGGCCACTCTTCCGAGTCAGTGGGAGGCATGCCGAGGGCCTGAGGAGAGTCCAGCAGGGGCTAGGAAGAAGCGAGCAGCAGGGCAGAGTGGAGTCCCTGGTGGAGGGCACCAGCGAGAGAAGAGAGGATGGATCATGCCTGGCACACTGTGGTGTGGAGTTGGAGACTCTGCTGGGAACTCCTCAGAGCTGG ggGTCTTCCAGGGACCTGATCTCTGTTGCCGGGAACATGACCGCTGCCCACAGAACATCTCACCCTTGCAGTACAACTATGGCATCCGAAACTACCGATTCCACACCATCTCCCACTGTGACTGTGACACCAG GTTCCAGCGATGCCTGCAGAACCAGCGCGACTCCATCTCCGACATCGTGGGCGTGGCCTTCTTCAACGTGCTGGAGATCCCCTGCTTTGTGCTGGAGGAGCAGGAGGCGTGTGTGGCGTGGTACTGGTGGGGCGG GTGTAGGACATATGGCACAGTGCCCCTCGCTCGCCTTCAGCCCAGAACCTTCTACAATGCCTCCTGGAGTTCCTGGGCCACCTCCCCAACTCCCAGCTCCCagagcccagcccctcccaagCCTCGACAGAAGCAGCACCTTCAGAAGTGGCCACCACAGCAGAAAGGGTCCAAGCGCCCCAGCAAAGCCAACACCACAGTCCTCCAGGACCCTATGGTCTCTCCCAGGCTTGATGTGGCCCCCACAGGCCTCCAGGGCCCACAGGGTGGCCTAAAACCTCAGG GTGCCCGCCGGGTCTGCCGCAGCTTCCGCCGCCACCTGGACCAGTGTGAGCACCAGATTGGACCCCAGGAAATCAAGTTCCAGCTGCTCAACAGCGCCCAAGAGCCCCTCTTCCACTGCAACTGCACGCGCCG TCTGGCACGCTTCCTGAGGCTCCACAGCCCATCCGAGGTTACCAACATGCTTTGGGAGCTGCTGGGCACAACCTGCTTCAAGCTGGCCCCTCCACTGGACTGTGTGGAAGGCAAAGA CTGTTCCAGAGACCCTAGGGCCATCAAGGTGTCAGCCCGGCACTTGCGGAGGCTTCAGCAGAGGCTACGCCAGCTCCAGCATAAAGGCACAGACGAGAGGCAGGCATGGCCTTCCGGGCCCCTGAGAGGCCCCGTGTCATTCTACAACCAGTGCCTGCAGCTAACCCAGGCAGCCAGGAGACCCAACGGGCAGCAGAAATCCTGGAGCCAGTGA